Below is a window of Geomonas oryzisoli DNA.
TTCACCTGCTTCCAGGCCGGCAGCGCGGAAGAAGGTTTGGACATAATCAACAGCCAGCAGTTGGACCTGGCGCTTCTGGACATCATGATGCCCGGGCGCTCCGGGATCGACCTGCTCAAAGACATCAAGCAGGTGACGCCGGACACCACGGTGCTGATGATCACCGCCATGAACGACATGGACACGGCCCTTTCCTGCATCCACAACGGGGCCGAGGACTACATCACCAAGCCCTTCAACCTGGACCGGGTGCTTTTGACCGTGAAGAACACGCTCGAAAAGCGGCGCCTTGTGATGGAGAACAAGGAGTACCAGGCCAACCTCGAGCTCAAGGTCCGCGAACAGACCGAGGTGATCAGGACCGTCATGGGCGAGATCAACCTCGCCTACGAGCACACGCTCGCGGCCCTGATCCGGGCGCTGGATGCGAGGGAGAAGGAAGTCGGCTCTCACTCCGAGCGGGTCATGGCCTACACCTGCCTGCTGGCCGAAAAGGCGGGGATCGGGGCGGAAGAGCGGATCATCATGGGCAAAGGCGCGCTTTTGCACGACATCGGCAAGATCGGGGTGTCCGACAACATCCTGTTGAAGCCGGGGAAGCTGGACGACGAGGAGTGGAAGGTGATGCGCCAGCACCCGAAGATCGGCTACGACATCCTGGCCGGGATCAAGTATTTCACCGACGCCGCCGAGCTGGTGCTGTTCCATCACGAGCGGTATGACGGCACCGGCTATCCCCACCGCGCCGCCGGCGAGGCCATCCCCATCAGCGCGCGCATCTTCTCGCTGGTGGACACCCTGGATGCCATGACCTCGGATCGCCCGTACCGGAAGGCGCTCAGCTTCCAGGCGGTGCTGGACGAAGTGGTGCGCTGCTCCGGCGAGCAGTTCGACCCGAAACTGGTGGACGTGTTCCTCTCCATCCCAAAGGAGGAGTGGGAAAAGGCGGCAGGGAAGACGCTGTAACCGCGAATGCCGGCAACGCTGTAGGGGCGAATAATCATTCGCCCAGCACCGGCGGCACCATGGACCGGCGTTCGCATCTGCAGCAAAACCAGGGCGAATGATTATTCGCCCCTACAGGAAATCCCCTAACAGAAAGAGCCGGCAGACCATCAGGTCGCCGGCTCTCTTCATTTCTCCCCCTCCCCTTGCGGGAGGGGGCTGGGGGGTGGGGGAACGTGCCATCAGCGGGGAAGCCGTTGGCAGAGTAAGGGGACAGGCACCTGGCGGAGCCAGTCCCCTCCGCAACGTGCTTACGACGGCTCGCCGACCCCGATCCGGTAACGCTCCAGGCGGTCCCTCAGCGTGTTGCGGCTGATGCCCAGCAGCTTCGCCGCGAAGACCTGGTTGTTGTTGCTTTTCTCCATGGCCATGTGGATCAGCGCCTTCTCAAGCCCCATGTTGACGCTCTCGTAGATGGCACCCTTGTTCTTCGCGCAGATGCCGTCGAAGACCGGCTCGAGCATGCTCCAGAACACCTCGTAATAGTCGTCGCCCACAACTTCGAGGTCCACTTCCTTGAAACCGGCCTTGGCGGTCAAGAAGGATTCGAAATCACCCGGCACGAGAATGTCGCCGCGGCAGAAGACAACCGCGGAGTTGATGACGTTCTTAAGCTCCCTGATGTTCCCCTCGAACTGGTGGTTCATCAGGAGCGCCATGGTGTCGGGGGCTACCCCTTTCACGTTCTTCCCGTACTTCTTGGCGAACTTCTTCACGAACAGGTCGACCAGCAACGGGATGTCCTCGACCCGGTCCCTTAGCGGCGGCAGGAAGAAGTTCACCACGCGCAGACGGTAGAAGAGGTCCATCCTGAACGACTTCTCTTTCACGGAGGCCAGCAGCGAGCGGTTGGTGGCCGCGATAACGCGGACATCTACCTTGATGGTCTCGTTCCCCCCTACCCGCTCGAACTCCTGGTTTTCGAGGACGCGCAGGAACTTCCCCTGGTTGGCGGGGCTCATCTCCCCGACCTCGTCGAGGAAGATGGTGCCGCCGTTGCATTGCTCGAACTTACCGATGCGACGGGAATGGGCGTCGGTGAAGGCCCCCTTTTCATGGCCGAACAACTCGGATTCCAGCAAGGCCTCGGGGAGCGCCGCGCAGTTCACGGCGAGGAAAGGACGGTTCTTGCGGCGGGAGTTGTTGTAGATGGCGCGGGCCAACAGTTCCTTGCCCGTGCCCGACTCGCCCTGGATCAGGACGGTGGCGTCGGAATCGGCCACGGTGCCCACCATCTTCCAGATCTCGATCATCTCGGGCGAGGAACCGATCATCAGGTCCTCGGTGAGATCCTCCTCGGCCTGGGGGCGCTCCTTGGTGTAGCGCACCTTGCGGCTCAGGAGGTTGCATTCCAGCGCCTTCTTCACCGCCCCTTTCAGCTTGCTCATATCAAAGGGCTTGGTGACGTAGTCGAAGGCGCCGTGCTTCATCGCTTCGATGGCGTTTTGGGTGGTCTTGTAGCCGGTGGCCATGATCACGGCCAGGCCCGGGTCGATCTTCTTCGCCTCCTTCAGTACCTCGATACCGGACTTCTGGGGCAGGCTGATATCCATGATCGCCACATTGGGACGATCGGCGATGATGCGCTTCAATGCTCCTTCACTGTCGCTTTCCAGCAGCAGTTCATATTCCTCGCCCGTGAAGATAGTCTTCAGCATGAGCAGGATGTCGTGATCGTCATCCAGAATGAGCAGTTTAGCTGTCATGGCCGGTCCCCCCGATGGGCTATTATAATCCGCACCGGTCACTTGCCAAGACCGGACGTAGAAAGATGAAAGTCGTACCGGTGATACCAAAAGAACCGCCTGAATAAAGCGGTTCTCCGGTTTCACCTCTAAAGAGCAAAGCTGTTACTGTTCGTCATCCTCGTAATCGTCATCCCCGTAGGAATCGAGGTCGTCAGCATCTTCCTCCTGGTCCTCGTCGAATTCGTCGGCCAGGTACTGAGGACGGTCATCCTCCTCCTTGATAGCCTCGAAACGGGCCAGGATGTCGGGATTGGTGCAGAAGCGCCCGTCCTTGCAGGTGCAGGTATCGAGGTCGCAGAGGTCAAACAGCTGGATTTCGCTGCACAACCTTTTGGTGCTAGTAGTCATTTCTTACCTCTGGAATTACTGGTTAATACAATTATCGCCGTACTGCTTGACAACTTTAGCGAAAAACGCCGCAGGACGATCAATGGTACAACAAAACGCTAGCCGTTGACAAACGATGCCGCGGCGGCCGGTGCCGCTTGCTGGTCGACGAGGAAATCGGTGGCGGCCTTCACGTCGGCCTTGCAGCCGATGTAGATCGGCGCCCTCTGGTCCAGCGACTCGGGGACGATGTCGAGGATCGGGATGTTGCCGTTGCTGGCGGCGCCGCCTGCGTGCTCGATGATGAATGCCATCGGGTTCAGTTCGAACAGCACGCGCAGTTTCCCGTTGGGCGAACCCTTGAGGGCCGGGTACATGAAGATCCCCTTCCCTTTCATCAGCACCTGGTTGATGTCGGGCACGAAGCCGCCGGAGTAGCGCAGCTTGCATCCCTTGGCCTCCAGGTGGCGGATGAACTTCTCGTCGCCGTCGTTGTACTTGTTCCTGAGGCCGCCGGGGGCGTAGATGTTCCCCTCTTCCTGCATCCTGATGTTCTCGCGGGTCAGGGTGAACTCCATCAGGTTGTTCATGGTGAATTCGTGCACGCCGTCGCCCACGGTGTAGACCAGGGAAACCCTCGGTCCGTAGAGGATGTACATGGCGGCGACCTGGTTGCGGCCGGGCTGGAGCAGGTCGCATCCTTCGTAGATGGAAACGATGGTGCCCACGGCGAGGTTGACGTCGACCAGCGAGGAACCGTCGAGGGGATCGTAGGCGACCGAGTAGAGCCCGTCGGCGCTGGCCTGGGCCTGGTAGATCTCGTCCATCTCCTCGGAAGCGATGTTGCAGACCACGCCGGAGTGGATCAGACGTTTCCTCATGATGCGGTCGGAGAGCACGTCGAGGGCAAGCTGCTCCTCGCCGTAGAGGTTCGAGGTACCGGCGACACCCAGGTCACCGGTGCGCACCGCGTTGATGACGTACTTGCTGGCCTCGGCAATCTCGCAAATGAGATGCACGAGGTTGTCACTGATGTTCTGACCACGCAGATGACGGCGCAGTTCTATCTGGAATTTCGACGTTCCCGGTGCGGCTGGCATAGGTCCCTCCCAAGATTAAATTAAAATTATTTTACGACCCGGTAGATTATGTCAAAAAAGGTTTCAAAGCAAGGAAAAAAAGGGCGCATTCTGTAAACCGGAGCGATCAACTTGGTAAACAAAATTGACCACATAGTGAGAGCAATAGGTTATGCGTTGCCCCCTTCTCGGCGTGCCTTTGGAGGGGGACTGTAATGCGGGAATCAGAGCATGAAAAAGCGCCTGCACTCATAAAAGTGCAGGCGCTCAGGTTACCTCAATTGCTTCTGTAGGGGCGAATAATCATTCGCCCCCCTTTACCGCATCTGCCGCCTCGGACCTTCTCGCCATTGACACCGACAAGGACCAGGCGGCTGGGCAAATAATTATTTGCCCCTACAACACCAACCGACCTCTTAGGCGACCCAGTCGTCGTCCTCCTCGACCGGTGCGAAGCCGCGGCGCATGGTGTTCTC
It encodes the following:
- a CDS encoding response regulator yields the protein MKGNILIADDEDMIRELINITLSKEGFTCFQAGSAEEGLDIINSQQLDLALLDIMMPGRSGIDLLKDIKQVTPDTTVLMITAMNDMDTALSCIHNGAEDYITKPFNLDRVLLTVKNTLEKRRLVMENKEYQANLELKVREQTEVIRTVMGEINLAYEHTLAALIRALDAREKEVGSHSERVMAYTCLLAEKAGIGAEERIIMGKGALLHDIGKIGVSDNILLKPGKLDDEEWKVMRQHPKIGYDILAGIKYFTDAAELVLFHHERYDGTGYPHRAAGEAIPISARIFSLVDTLDAMTSDRPYRKALSFQAVLDEVVRCSGEQFDPKLVDVFLSIPKEEWEKAAGKTL
- a CDS encoding sigma-54-dependent transcriptional regulator, with protein sequence MTAKLLILDDDHDILLMLKTIFTGEEYELLLESDSEGALKRIIADRPNVAIMDISLPQKSGIEVLKEAKKIDPGLAVIMATGYKTTQNAIEAMKHGAFDYVTKPFDMSKLKGAVKKALECNLLSRKVRYTKERPQAEEDLTEDLMIGSSPEMIEIWKMVGTVADSDATVLIQGESGTGKELLARAIYNNSRRKNRPFLAVNCAALPEALLESELFGHEKGAFTDAHSRRIGKFEQCNGGTIFLDEVGEMSPANQGKFLRVLENQEFERVGGNETIKVDVRVIAATNRSLLASVKEKSFRMDLFYRLRVVNFFLPPLRDRVEDIPLLVDLFVKKFAKKYGKNVKGVAPDTMALLMNHQFEGNIRELKNVINSAVVFCRGDILVPGDFESFLTAKAGFKEVDLEVVGDDYYEVFWSMLEPVFDGICAKNKGAIYESVNMGLEKALIHMAMEKSNNNQVFAAKLLGISRNTLRDRLERYRIGVGEPS
- a CDS encoding class 1 fructose-bisphosphatase produces the protein MPAAPGTSKFQIELRRHLRGQNISDNLVHLICEIAEASKYVINAVRTGDLGVAGTSNLYGEEQLALDVLSDRIMRKRLIHSGVVCNIASEEMDEIYQAQASADGLYSVAYDPLDGSSLVDVNLAVGTIVSIYEGCDLLQPGRNQVAAMYILYGPRVSLVYTVGDGVHEFTMNNLMEFTLTRENIRMQEEGNIYAPGGLRNKYNDGDEKFIRHLEAKGCKLRYSGGFVPDINQVLMKGKGIFMYPALKGSPNGKLRVLFELNPMAFIIEHAGGAASNGNIPILDIVPESLDQRAPIYIGCKADVKAATDFLVDQQAAPAAAASFVNG